The Bactrocera dorsalis isolate Fly_Bdor chromosome 2, ASM2337382v1, whole genome shotgun sequence region ccctggtgccttgctccAGTCATTTCCTGCCGCAGTACGATGAGTCGGTGCCTTACTGCGGTCGTTTGTCGCTACCAGACATTGAGCAGTTAGCACTCCGATTATGTTTCtgcagtctcttctatcgagtgttaatataaattttgtgtacCTCCGATCTACAGTTTTGTatatgacttttgcagttttgcaccctgGTAgttcgttccatcgggtttcgATTTTCTTGACCATGCTTCTATCCAGTTTCTCGTATAAAAAATTCATGCCTTtctcaatgttgatcacgttttagGGTATACAGCATTCTTgacaatctcgtccactattttattgcactcgatgcctttgtgacatgtcacccagtagaagtgaggTTAGTTACTTCTGCCAGCACTTGCAGTGGACACttctgcttcccaagacacttctggccgatatgttATACGAGATTAATGCTTTCATTGTAACTTGACTGAcgacgtagatgttgactcagGAATTGTCTGCAGGTGCGTTAGAGGAcagctccgcggctttcgcaatagcaaagacctcaagCGTGTTCGCAAGAGTTTCAAGTTGGTCGTACATCAGTTTTTGATGACCTAATTCcaggtaataaaaaaaagaaaaacttctaAGGATCTTACGCGAAAAAAATTCCACAATAATATGTTTTCAGACCCCCGATTTGGGGTTTGCAAAATAGCTGAGACCATGAGTATCTCAAGAAACCACGGCGTTCATAAAATATTGGCCGTTATGAAAGTTGACGATACTGTGAGATCACTTCACAGCAGTGTTTGACGGTACTTAAGCGCAAAAAGAGGAGTTTCTGAGCGGCGTAAATGACTGTCGGCGAAACTTAGATGTAATGGTATACCCCAGAGACCAAGGAACAGTCTTAACAGTTGTGATCATTTTCAGGGATTATCAAGACTCGGCGCCAAGTTACAAGAAATACAATCTCATCTAgcgtagaaaaaaaaaactgtttcaaaaaattttgcaaacttctTGAAAAactattcttattatttattattttatctgtatttttttataagaacttATAGTCACATCAATTTATAATATCGGctaacatttttataaactgttttaattattgatatttattcGGAACAATTTCAGCTTGAGATTTTGTGGGATTATAAAAGTCTTTCCTAAAAATGGAGGACATCATTTCTATATAATGTACTATTTTGCGACTAATAATGCTAAACTCCAATACAGTATTGATGAATTGTACTCTACATAAAACGATCGCGGTTTAAGAAATTATTCTTCGGCATTTCGTTCATCTCTTCGGTTGCGTGCTCCTGAATGCACTCGACAATTGGACGTCCCGTCTCCACGGCGGTAGTCAAGCCTTTGCGCACAGCCACCGAACTTATGGTGCGCAGATCCGTTGCCATGTCGAGCGCTGCAAACACACGTATCATTGCCGTTACGAAGTCACTGCCATAATCGCCGAACTCTCCGCTCTGATAATCGTTGGGCAACAGATAATGGTATTGAGGCCAATAGCTCTTTGTAATGAAGAACACACTATTCGAATCGGAGGGCTTGAAGTTCTTGTCCAATCCCCAAATGAAATGTGCCGAATTAATAAGCCAACAAACATTCAAAACGATGAGATAACGCAGTGAGAAGGCCACAAAGGTGGCTGCGGCAATTGAATCGCCCCAATACTCAAGCGGTGCATTGATCGGCAACAAAACGTGCAGGAAGAAGTAGAGTACCCAGTAATACCTGGAgggaatttaataaatttaattttaatattattaatagttGTCTATTAGGGTCGttctaaaaacattttgttgAGTACTCACTTTTTTTGAAACATAACCACCTTATCCTGTTCGATATCAGACATATCGACTTGACtgagcaattgttgttgttcccGTGTGTAACTCATGATTTGTGCGTTCACTTGTGCGGCCATGAAGCCACGTGCGCTGTAGAAAGGATCAACTTCTTGGCGGAATTTCTGATGATGTAGGCGATGCGTTTGTACCCATCTATAGATAGGGCCCTGTGAGGTTTAGTAAAGTgcataaaaattagaaattgttaaaaatgtgCCTGAGATCGTAAAATTCATACGGGATGTTAAGAGCGTAAAATATAAACGTTCTCTGAATAAATTTACGATTTTAAGCGGTCATTTCGTTAAGTTTAGCAAAGACAACAACCGAATGGAATTTTAGACTTAACGTTCACTTCGTTAACTCAGACTAGGTACAGGGTGTAGATGAGAgtttaagaatataaaaaataaaattttgagatGTAAGCAATCTAAGGAAAAAGGAGTCTGCCGATAAGACAGagttttctgcttaaaattatctaGGATCCAAAAACCATGAAAATTTATCATTACTATAGATGAGTACGATTACAGGTAATTATCGAACGCAGtcaatttttttcacttcagaGTGGCTAACAAGcattaaagttttataaaaaatcgtaTTTCTTGGATCAATACTTgggaaatatatttaagatCGGTTCAGACCTTTCGAAAAAGTTTTGCCTGCCGATTCTGAAAACACCGTTTCCTAAAAAATCGCATTTAAAGTCAGTTTTGGGAGCCGATTAAgctaaattaagaaaatcttaCAAATACGCTCATATCTCTAATTATTTGCCGTAtcaaacttgaaatttttagaggataatgtcaaatatatgtaaattccttatatagcaaaaaaaatcgatttttccgAATTTGAACTTTTTCGAAATTCGCAGGAATACTACGTTACCAACATAAAACACTTACCTGTCCAGCTATGGTTTGGCACAGCATCAAGAAAACTCTTAGTGACGTGCTGGCTGTGTATGTTTGGTGCGCCCAAAGGCGATGAGCGCCAGCCGTTGCACCCAAAATTCCCAGAAAAGTCAAAGCGAAggctaaaatttattaaaaaaaagtattagagCTACTTTGATCCAAAAATTCAACCAAGTTTGGATTATATACAGcccttacatacacacacacataaacataagCATATATTTATAGGCATATGAAGTACACAAAACACACTGCCGTTGACTTATGAACCTTTTGTCGATTCTGATTGAACTTACTGAATAAAATCGTCAGAAATGAGGCATTCGTGAACATTATGAAGATTCCATAGAGTCCAAGTATattcaaatgtatgtaaaatagaACAAAAGGCCAGCTCGCTTCACGTTTAATGCGTTCTTTAGTTGTGTCTGCCGACGTCAATGGCTgtgtttgctgctgttgttgttggatttcgCCATTGCTAGCGACATTGCTTTGAGTttccattttcaaaaaatcttttttgttaaatataaaaagaattagaaatactagtctttgatttttgcagctggtttattgtataaatattaaaaagtaaagtaaaaaagttGCAGAGTCtaaaaataagctttttttatttttaaaaacttgtgaaataatagtttaataaaatatatattttagacaaGGAATATTACTTGAGGTTTGGCTACAAAATTcaaccaaaatatttattttcagtgtagtatatacaataataaCTAATTTTCTATAACCAGAACAAAGTATATTAACTTTGCCACGTCACAAAGAAGCAttagagtatatatgtatgactaTCAGGGTAGGTCAAAAaacgaatgtttttatttgcttggTACTCTCAAGAATTGGTTTATGGACACCTTTAAGTAAGGCTatccaagtatgagctcttaattgtgaCGCTAAGGCCCTCCGcctaaaagattttatttttttcttattatcagataaaaaaattgattcccGCTTCcaaatataatacttaaaaaaatatttgaacatgtgtattttagaggaaattgaatgcttttCAAAAAAGGTCCTaacgattttttcgtaaatttaatatatttattataattaaaatttaattattttaaagaaaataaaattgttgttttttatgaattttataactcaatgaacaaatatatttttattttattttttattcttttaattaaaaaaataattttttattatttttttttaattattattttttttatcattttattttttattattttttattattatttttccttgatttttgatgacaaatatctcgtaaactcttaacttaatcgaaaaattgtATAGACCATTTTTTTCACCCGTTCTTTTATCGCCAAGAAGCTACTTATTTGTCGGTATGGTTCgtactactatagcatatagctggcttacaaactgaaagatcggaatcaagtgcttgcatagaaaaatttttcatttgacgcgatatcattatcaaatttggcatgggttattaTCCAAGGTCACGGTGCAATATGCGAAGAAACAGTTCAGttcgagtcactatagcatatatctcccatacaaactaaccatTCACATTTCTTGTAAGGGAAGGGTACTATAGTTGAGtgaaaccgaagttaacgttttctctTGTTTTCTTTGTAGAACGCAGGCTTTTGTcaatttttgcactttttcttgctattcttttttttaatattttatattattatttaatataatttaatatatttttttattttttggtttaatttaatttacggTAATTTATTTgatgtaattttaatttaatttaatttatttcaatttattttattctattttatttcattttattttgttttatcttattttattttattttaattattttactttatcttattttaatttaatttaatttatttcaatttattttattctattttatttcattttattttgttttatcttattttattttattttaattattttactttatcttattttatttcatttcatttcattttattttattttattttat contains the following coding sequences:
- the LOC105231786 gene encoding acyl-CoA Delta-9 desaturase, producing METQSNVASNGEIQQQQQQTQPLTSADTTKERIKREASWPFVLFYIHLNILGLYGIFIMFTNASFLTILFTFALTFLGILGATAGAHRLWAHQTYTASTSLRVFLMLCQTIAGQGPIYRWVQTHRLHHQKFRQEVDPFYSARGFMAAQVNAQIMSYTREQQQLLSQVDMSDIEQDKVVMFQKKYYWVLYFFLHVLLPINAPLEYWGDSIAAATFVAFSLRYLIVLNVCWLINSAHFIWGLDKNFKPSDSNSVFFITKSYWPQYHYLLPNDYQSGEFGDYGSDFVTAMIRVFAALDMATDLRTISSVAVRKGLTTAVETGRPIVECIQEHATEEMNEMPKNNFLNRDRFM